The proteins below are encoded in one region of Takifugu rubripes chromosome 1, fTakRub1.2, whole genome shotgun sequence:
- the LOC101070643 gene encoding histone acetyltransferase p300 isoform X4, with protein MAENVLDSGPPSAKRPKLSSPALSASASDGNEFGSFLQLECDLPDELISSNEPGLVNGGDLSQLHDALGPGPAVLGPGGGNGGVGAMGLGLGPGGGPGSQDAVAKHKQLSELLRSGPPTSAQQGHQGAMGSPGGAAHMGQHLANMKASSGQGPPQMMGQGQQQHLSPQQQANMMQQNAAAGMMGGMNRAMMGTQQKGNNGQQQPGMMGNQVMNGSPRMGFGNQGMGGNTNLLAETLQQQGPGGQGGMRGQQPGPMNKMGMMGNPGGPFGGPYQSQGNQGLGPQLQNKGPMANNLAQFNVDKKNQAMQGMAAMGSQQSQTGVGGPSGAPVGGAPGMVPNSQAGLVGPGTQVSAAPAAAGAPPTADPEKRKLIQQQLVLLLHAHKCQRREQANGEVRQCNLPHCRTMKNVLNHMTHCQAGKSCQVAHCASSRQIISHWKNCTRHDCPVCLPLKNAGDKRNPQSVLGGATASLGSSLGAVPGGQPSAPSLNPPSQIDPSSIERAYAALGLTYQGNQIQTPQPSMPNQGLQGQAGMRSLNPMGANPMGVNGGVGGPTQNQQANLLQDTMMHLNVNSQGLLNDSAGLGSMASVGPPTATGIRKSWHEDITQDLRNHLVHKLVQAIFPTPDPAALKDRRMENLVAYARKVEGDMYETANNRAEYYHLLAEKIYKIQKELEEKRRTRLQKQGLGLGPASMGQSPTGLPPNGPLPEVSMVRPTGPNQMVNRMQGPGMNQFSQMGMQSMGQRSTPPLPMVASGNQMGMVGPRMGQPNVNQIQNQYLSQGQFPGAGQGVGPTQPGIAQPGTQTNMAQTQIGTPPSLPVASPLAQPGSVGGPGSVSAVGPMGPQSVGVGTPGAPASSVTSANANQQANSIPHLAAMRGSSPSPAHSRSPTPHQTPPRLAGSQTPQPHTPSAPQLAPPPGSQPNHLGQGPGSNKSLQQQQHMGPGSTTPSHPGLASSSTPHGAQLPRTPLSQKGSFPGDSQALTPASVNSLDTCSQQPHLDTSSTSLDSKMEIKQQDEEEDSEAGSCSKGGKLHSLKTEEKPVKSEFKKEDCSREGGKGVPMDTSSTSTTTAVSVKIEDRKSEIKKEVKEEEETSEAATPQAPAKKKIFKPEELRQALMPTLESLYRQDPESLPFRMPVDPQLLCIPDYFDIVKNPMDLSTIKRKLDTGQYQDPWQYVDDIWLMFNNAWLYNRKTSRVYKYCSKLAEVFEQEIDPVMQSLGYCCGRKLEFSPQTLCCYGKQLCTIPRDAAYFSYQNRYHFCEKCFNEIQGETVSLGDDPTQPQTSINKDQFEKKKNDTLDPELFVECLDCGRRMHQICVLHHETIWPSGFVCDGCLKKTNKTRKENKYCAKRLPQTKLGCFLETRVNDFLKRQSHPEAGDVTIRVVHVSDKVVEVKPGMKSRFVDSGEMSESFPYRTKALFAFEDIDGVDVCFFGMHVQEYGSDCPQPNQRRVYISYLDSVHFFKPRCLRTAVYHEILIGYLEYVKKLGYTTGHIWACPPSEGDDYIFHCHPVDQKIPKPKRLQEWYKKMLDKAVAERIVHDYKDIFKQATEDRLTSAKELPYFEGDFWPNVLEESIKELEQEEEERKREENSTCNESIDDTKGDSKNAKKKNNKKTSKNKSSLSRANKKKPGMPNVSNDLSQKLYATMEKHKEVFFVIRLIAGPMANALPPIADPDPLMACDLMDGRDAFLTLARDKHLEFSSLRRSMWSSMCMLVELHNQSQDRFVYTCNECKHHVETRFHCTVCEDYDLCITCYNTKGHEHKMEKLGLGLDDESSNQAAATTQSPGDSRRLSIQRCIQSLVHACQCRNANCSLPSCQKMKRVVQHTKSCKRKTNGGCPICKQLIALCCYHAKHCQENKCPVPFCLNIKHKLRQQQLQHRLQQAQMLRRRMASMQRVGQPAPGGAPGGNGLPSPGANNGATGPGTPTSVGTQPTTPQTPTQGNMPALPPQQGSGMSGLGGIGSPVQQQQIQQPGGTMPPQHHLHQFQPVGGASGVGMMNSPQQQMVPQLQQQSPNVQQLQQQQHPGGLPPYNPRPPGASPLHQSIGKPGLGTATPPQQQQQPNQGQGSMPIQGQPQGPPLAAVETALKIQRLAETQRQMAQAQAQIRGLGQGGMMPPHPHHQNAQAQMGMPHMGAQGMPPQGQGVVGRTMLDPQQQGMLTGMQQGSPQPQLPPQVQQQLQPVQQGGGGQLQPTNQQWGAGGPQQRPGMMGHMAPQQQAAVNQPPPQQMNQQQPQPGNRGMMPGLGVSGGAVGLPASIAGAAASGNLPQGALQELLRTLRSPSSPLQQQQVLNILRSNPALMAAFIRQRAARYQGGQGGPGGGPPPQGGPAGVRFQGAAGAMPPIGGPGANQLGNLDGQQPANVNQAGQPGLNMGQLQQLQQQQQRPMMPGNLQQQQMAALQQQQQGAMPAGQQGNMANMSPQFRELLLMRRQLQQQQQQQQQQMGNHGQFQQQTSQQGFMQPSQGQQGMPPSSQAQPNGATVEGLQQPQGAPQGPPGQMGQQQGYPNSLSQVAALQQRLQHQMQMQQQQNPMGGHQGQDGGPTGPPLQQGQGGPGQVQQQGGVGGGAGGPTLPQASQAMLHQNIHQRLLQHQHLTGSSPAQHSSPMSPQQQMAQSPHLQGQGGLGPAGSLSSQVRSPQPSPRPQSQPPRSSPSPRMQPSSQPQPSPHRISPQTQTGSPHPGHLNQHHPSMAPPQPPQPQQQVLSQQQPPPSAPVDPSQFTSEQNSIISQLSGMAGMQGGQSDMLGGNSNGSNSNQDLGTNINHNSL; from the exons ATGGCCGAGAACGTTCTGGACTCTGGCCCGCCTTCAGCCAAGAGGCCTAAACTCTCCTCTCCGGCACTTTCCGCCTCTGCCAGCGATGGAAATG AGTTTGGCTCGTTTTTGCAACTGGAGTGCGATCTCCCAGATGAGCTGATTAGCTCAAATGAGCCAGGACTTGTTAATGGTGGGGATCTCAGCCAGTTGCACGACGCACTGGGACCAGGACCTGCTGTGCTGGGTCCCGGTGGAGGTAATGGAGGAGTGGGAGCGATGGGTCTCGGACTTGGACCTGGAGGTGGTCCTGGAAGTCAAGATGCTGTGGCCAAGCATAAACAGCTGTCTGAACTTTTACGTTCTGGACCTCCCACCTCAGCCCAACAAGGACATCAAGGAGCCATGGGTAGCCCCGGTGGCGCTGCACACATGGGGCAACACTTGGCAAATATGAAGGCATCGTCTGGGCAGGGTCCTCCTCAAATGATGGgccaggggcagcagcagcatctctctCCTCAGCAGCAGGCCAACATGATGCAGCAgaatgctgcagctggaatgaTGGGCGGCATGAACAGAGCCATGATGGGCACACAACAGAAAGGCAATAATGGACAGCAGCAGCCGGGCATGATGGGGAACCAAGTGATGAACGGCTCCCCCAGAATGGGCTTTGGAAATCAGGGGATGGGTGGCAACACCAACTTGTTAGCTGagaccctgcagcagcagggcccTGGGGGCCAGGGGGGCATGAGAGGACAGCAACCTGGACCCATGAACAAG atgggcatgatgggaaacCCAGGAGGGCCTTTTGGTGGTCCATACCAATCGCAGGGAAATCAGGGGCTGGGCCCCCAGCTCCAGAATAAAGGTCCAATGGCCAACAACCTGGCTCAGTTCAACGTGGACAAGAAGAATCAGGCCATGCAAGGAATGGCTGCAATG GGATCCCAGCAGTCACAGACGGGTGTGGGTGGTCCCTCTGGCGCACCTGTCGGGGGCGCTCCAGGGATGGTGCCCAACAGTCAGGCAGGTCTGGTGGGGCCAGGTACCCAGGTTTCTGCAGCACCGGCTGCAGCGGGTGCCCCACCCACAGCTGATCCTGAGAAGCGCAAGctaattcagcagcagctggtgctcCTTCTTCATGCCCACAAGTGCCAACGGCGGGAGCAGGCCAACGGTGAAGTTCGGCAATGCAACCTGCCCCACTGTCGCACCATGAAAAATGTCCTCAACCACATGACTCACTGCCAGGCTGGCAAATCCTGTCAGG TTGCCCATTGTGCATCATCACGACAGATCATCTCCCACTGGAAGAACTGCACGAGGCATGACTGTCCGGTCTGCCTGCCCCTCAAGAATGCTGGGGACAAGAGGAACCCGCAGT CTGTACTTGGTGGGGCCACAGCAAGCCTCGGCAGCTCCCTTGGGGCAGTACCTGGTGGGCAACCAAGTGCTCCCAGCCTCAACCCACCTAGCCAGATTGATCCCAGTTCAATAGAGAGAGCATATGCTGCCCTGGGCCTCACCTACCAGGGCAATCAGATCCAGACTCCTCAGCCCAGTATGCCCAACCAAGGACTTCAGGGCCAAGCTGGCATGAGGTCTTTGAACCCAATGG GTGCAAATCCTATGGGAGTTAATGGAGGTGTTGGAGGTCCTACTCAGAATCAACAAGCCAACCTATTGCAGGACACCATGATGCACCTCAATGTGAACAGCCAAGG TCTGTTGAATGATTCTGCGGGACTCGGATCCATGGCCTCCGTAGGCCCCCCCACTGCCACAGGTATAAGAAAAAGCTGGCACGAGGACATCACGCAGGACCTGCGAAACCATTTGGTACACAAACT CGTTCAGGCAATTTTCCCAACTCCAGATCCAGCGGCACTAAAAGACCGCCGAATGGAAAACCTGGTTGCCTATGCTAGAAAAGTTGAAGGGGACATGTATGAGACGGCTAACAATAGA gcTGAGTACTATCATCTGCTAGCAGAGAAGATTTACAAGATCCAGAAGGAgttggaggagaagagaagaaccCGGCTCCAGAAGCAGGGTCTTGGCCTCGGTCCTGCCAGCATGGGTCAGTCCCCCACCGGACTGCCTCCTA ATGGTCCTCTTCCTGAGGTGTCAATGGTGCGACCAACTGGGCCAAATCAGATGGTCAACAGGATGCAAGGCCCAG GTATGAATCAGTTCAGTCAAATGGGGATGCAGTCAATGGGTCAGAGATCCACGCCGCCCCTACCCATGGTAGCTTCTGGTAACCAG ATGGGAATGGTGGGGCCCAGGATGGGACAGCCCAATGTAAACCAGATTCAGAATCAGTATTTGTCTCAGGGGCAATTTCCAGGAGCTGGACAAGGAGTTGGACCAACTCAGCCTGGGATTGCCCAACCTGGCACACAGACAAACATGGCACAG ACACAGATCGgcactcctccctctcttccagtTGCTAGTCCTCTAGCACAACCAGGGTCAGTTGGCGGACCTGGTAGTGTTTCTGCGGTGGGACCGATGGGTCCTCAGAGTGTTGGTGTCGGAACACCAGGAGCACCTGCTTCATCAGTGACTTCCGCTAATGCAAATCAGCAAGCCAACTCCATCCCCCATTTAGCAGCCATGCGTGGCAGCTCGCCGTCCCCTGCTCATAGCCGATCTCCTACTCCTcaccaaactccccccagattAGCAGGGTCCCAGACcccacaaccacacacacctaGCGCACCTCAACTGGCACCCCCTCCAGGCTCTCAGCCGAACCATCTAGGCCAGGGCCCTGGCTCCAACAAgtcccttcagcagcagcagcacatgggGCCAGGGTCAACCACTCCATCTCACCCCGGAttggcctccagctccacacCGCATGGAGCACAACTTCCACGCACTCCG CTCTCTCAAAAGGGTTCATTTCCAGGAGACAGTCAGGCCCTCACACCAGCCTCTGTCAACAGCCTGGACACTTGCTCACAGCAGCCGCACTTAGATACTTCATCCACCAGCCTTGACTCCAAGATGGAGATAAAGCaacaggatgaggaagaggacagtGAAGCTGGCAGCTGCTCTAAAGGAGGGAAGCTCCACAGCctcaaaacagaggaaaagccaGTGAAGTCTGAGTTTAAGAAAGAAGATTGTTCCAGAGAAGGAGGTAAAGGGGTCCCAATGGAtacatcatcaacatcaacaacaacagcagtgaGTGTAAAGATAGAAGACAGGAAATCAGAAATAAAGAAGGAggtgaaagaggaagaggagacatcAGAGGCAGCTACGCCACAGGCTCCTGCCAAAAAGAAAA TCTTCAAGCCAGAGGAGCTTCGTCAAGCACTGATGCCCACACTTGAATCTCTCTATAGACAAGATCCAGAGTCTCTGCCTTTCAGAATGCCCGTAGATCCACAACTGCTGTGCATACCT GATTACTTTGACATTGTTAAGAATCCCATGGACCTATCTACTATTAAACGGAAGTTGGACACAG GTCAGTACCAGGATCCCTGGCAGTATGTGGATGACATCTGGCTCATGTTCAATAACGCCTGGCTGTACAACCGTAAAACATCCAGAGTCTACAAGTACTGCTCCAAGTTGGCTGAGGTCTTTGAGCAGGAGATTGATCCTGTCATGCAGAGTCTTGGCTACTGTTGTGGAAGGAAG TTGGAGTTCTCACCTCAGACGCTTTGCTGTTATGGAAAGCAGCTGTGCACTATTCCACGAGATGCTGCCTACTTCAGCTACCAGAACAG GTACCACTTCTGCGAGAAGTGTTTCAACGAGATCCAGGGAGAGACCGTTTCCCTGGGTGATGACCCTACACAGCCACAGAC ATCAATTAACAAGGATCAgtttgagaagaagaagaatgacaCACTGGACCCTGAGCT GTTTGTTGAATGTTTAGACTGCGGGCGCAGGATGCATCAGATTTGTGTCTTGCACCATGAAACAATATGGCCGTCTGG CTTCGTTTGTGATGGCTGCTTAAAGAAGACAAATAAgacaagaaaagagaacaagTATTGTGCTAAAA GGTTGCCACAGACTAAGTTGGGCTGTTTCCTGGAGACGAGAGTGAATGACTTCCTGAAGCGTCAAAGCCATCCAGAGGCTGGAGACGTGACTATTCGTGTTGTTCATGTCTCGGACAAAGTAGTGGAGGTGAAACCGGGGATGAAATCGAG ATTTGTGGACAGTGGAGAGATGTCAGAGTCTTTTCCATATAGGACAAAAGCACTATTTGCTTTTGAGGACATTGATGGGGTGGATGTCTGTTTCTTTGGGATGCATGTTCAAGAATATGGATCTGATTGCCCTCAGCCCAACCAAAG ACGAGTATATATCTCCTACCTGGACAGTGTCCATTTCTTCAAGCCTCGCTGTCTAAGAACAGCAGTCTATCATGAAATCCTCATTGGCTACTTGGAGTATGTCAAGAAGTTGGG CTACACCACTGGACATATCTGGGCTTGCCCACCCAGTGAAGGAGACGACTACATCTTTCACTGTCATCCTGTGGATCAGAAGATCCCAAAGCCAAAGCGCCTACAAGAGTGGTACAAGAAAATGTTGGACAAAGCAGTAGCAGAGCGGATCGTGCATGATTACAAG GATATTTTCAAGCAGGCAACAGAAGATCGGTTGACAAGTGCCAAAGAGTTGCCTTACTTTGAAGGTGACTTTTGGCCCAACGTGCTGGAAGAGAGCATcaaagagctggagcaggaggaagaggagcgaaaaagagaggagaacagCACATGCAATGAGAGTATAGAT GACACAAAGGGTGACAGTAAAAAtgcaaagaagaagaacaacaagaAGACAAGTAAGAACAAGAGCAGCCTAAGTCGAGCCAATAAGAAGAAGCCGGGGATGCCTAATGTCTCCAATGACCTTTCCCAGAAACTCTATGCCACtatggaaaaacacaaagag GTGTTCTTTGTGATACGGCTGATTGCTGGCCCCATGGCAAATGCCTTGCCCCCAATTGCGGACCCCGACCCCCTTATGGCATGTGACCTTATGGATGGCCGCGATGCATTCCTTACACTGGCCCGGGACAAACATCTTGAGTTTAGTTCCCTCAGAAGGTCCATGTGGAGCTCCATGTGTATGTTGGTGGAGCTGCATAACCAAAGCCAAGACCGTTTTGTATACACTTGCAATGAATGCAAGCACCATGTCGAGACTCGCTTTCACTGTACCGTTTGTGAG GATTACGACCTCTGCATCACATGTTACAACACTAAGGGCCACGAGCACAAGATGGAGAAGTTAGGGCTTGGTTTGGATGATGAAAGCAGCAACCAGGCTGCAGCTACCACTCAGAGTCCTGGAGATTCTCGTCGCCTCAGCATTCAGCGCTGCATCCAGTCACTTGTCCACGCCTGCCAGTGTAGAAATGCCAACTGCTCTCTGCCATCCTGCCAGAAGATGAAACGTGTGGTCCAGCACACAAAAAGCTGCAAGAGGAAAACCAATGGTGGCTGCCCCATTTGTAAACAGCTCATTGCACTTTGTTGCTATCATGCAAAACACTGTCAGGAGAATAAGTGCCCGGTCCCATTCTGTCTAAACATCAAGCACAAACtccgacagcagcagctccaacatAGGCTACAGCAAGCCCAGATGCTAAGACGTAGAATGGCTAGCATGCAAAGAGTAGGCCAGCCTGCTCCTGGGGGAGCCCCCGGAGGCAATGGCCTGCCTTCTCCTGGAGCCAACAATGGAGCAACTGGTCCTGGTACTCCCACATCTGTTGGCACGCAGCCCACTACTCCACAGACGCCTACCCAGGGCAATATGCCTGCACTTCCTCCACAGCAGGGCAGTGGAATGAGTGGATTGGGAGGAATTGGGAGCCCAGTCCAACAACAGCAGATCCAGCAGCCAGGTGGTACCATGCCCCCTCAACACCATCTTCACCAGTTTCAGCCAGTAGGTGGAGCAAGCGGCGTGGGGATGATGAACTCTCCCCAGCAGCAAATGGTacctcagctccagcagcagtctCCAAATGTCCAgcaactccagcagcagcaacaccctGGTGGTTTGCCTCCATACAACCCCAGACCACCCGGAGCCTCTCCCCTACACCAGTCCATTGGCAAACCTGGACTGGGTAcagccactccaccacagcaacagcaacaacctaACCAGGGCCAAGGATCCATGCCAATACAAGGTCAGCCGCAAGGACCGCCTTTGGCTGCCGTGGAGACGGCCCTAAAAATTCAGCGCCTGGCAGAGACCCAGAGACAAATGGCTCAAGCTCAAGCACAGATACGTGGATTAGGTCAAGGAGGCATGATGCCGCCCCATCCCCACCACCAGAATGCCCAGGCACAGATGGGCATGCCCCACATGGGGGCCCAGGGGATGCCGCCACAAGGTCAAGGAGTTGTTGGCAGAACTATGTTGGATCCTCAGCAGCAGGGGATGTTAACAGGAATGCAGCAAGGCAGTCCTCAGCCTCAGCTGCCCCCTCaagttcagcagcagctccaaccaGTGCAGCAGGGAGGTGGTGGACAGCTTCAGCCGACAAACCAACAATGGGGTGCTGGTGGACCGCAACAAAGGCCAGGCATGATGGGTCACATggcaccacagcagcaggcagcagtgaATCAGCCGCCACCGCAGCAGATGAATCAACAGCAACCGCAACCGGGGAACCGTGGCATGATGCCAGGATTGGGTGTATCGGGAGGGGCAGTGGGGTTACCAGCTTCTATAGCAGGAGCCGCTGCATCAGGAAACCTACCCCAGGGAGCACTACAAGAGTTACTGCGAACGCTGCGCTCCCCAAGCTCTCCTCTCCAACAGCAGCAAGTCCTCAACATTCTTCGTTCCAACCCGGCCCTCATGGCTGCTTTtatcagacagagagcagccagGTATCAAGGTGGACAGGGTGGCCCTGGAGGAGGGCCCCCGCCACAAGGAGGACCTGCCGGCGTGAGGTTCCAAGGTGCTGCTGGTGCAATGCCTCCTATTGGAGGGCCTGGAGCTAACCAACTTGGTAACTTGGATGGACAGCAGCCAGCCAACGTAAATCAGGCGGGGCAGCCGGGGCTGAACATGGGTCAACTTCAGCAattgcaacagcaacaacagcgccCGATGATGCCCGGTaatttacagcaacaacaaatgGCGGCgttacaacagcaacaacagggaGCGATGCCAGCGGGGCAACAAGGTAACATGGCAAATATGAGTCCACAATTTAGAGAGCTGTTGTTGATGAGAAgacaactgcagcagcagcagcagcagcagcagcagcagatggggaACCACGGGCAGTTCCAACAGCAGACAAGCCAACAAGGCTTTATGCAACCTAGCCAAGGTCAACAAGGGATGCCTCCATCATCCCAAGCCCAGCCTAATGGTGCAACTGTCGAGGGTCTCCAGCAGCCGCAAGGAGCACCACAGGGTCCTCCGGGACAGATGGGACAGCAGCAAGGCTACCCCAATTCCTTGTCACAAGTAGCAGCACTCCAGCAAAGGCTCCAGCATCAGATGCAGATGCAACAGCAACAGAATCCCATGGGTGGCCATCAAGGTCAGGACGGAGGACCGACGGGACCCCCACTGCAGCAAGGACAAGGTGGACCAGGCCAGGTGCAGCAACAAGGGGGAGTTGGAGGAGGGGCTGGTGGTCCCACATTGCCGCAGGCGTCTCAAGCCATGCTTCACCAGAACATCCACCAGAGGCTTCTACAGCACCAGCACCTCACTGGGAGTTCTCCAGCGCAACACAGTAGTCCCATGAGCCCCCAGCAACAAATGGCACAGTCTCCCCACCTCCAAGGACAAGGCGGACTTGGTCCAGCAGGATCGCTCAGCAGTCAGGTCAGATCACCTCAACCCTCACCGAGGCCGCAGTCGCAGCCTCCACGTTCTAGCCCCTCCCCACGCATGCAGCCCTCCTCCCAGCCTCAGCCTTCGCCCCATCGCATCTCCCCACAGACACAGACTGGTTCACCCCACCCGGGGCATCTAAATCAACATCACCCCAGTATGGCGCCTCCCcagcccccccaaccccaacagcAAGTGTTatcgcagcagcagccgccgcccAGTGCTCCCGTAGATCCCAGTCAGTTCACGTCGGAACAGAATTCCATCATATCCCAGCTGAGCGGGATGGCGGGGATGCAGGGGGGGCAGTCGGACATGCTGGGTGGAAACAGTAATGGCAGCAACAGCAACCAGGATCTGGGAACGAACATTAACCACAACAGCTTGTAA